CATCTCTTAGAAAAGACTCAACAGCCCCGATTAATTACATGGTAAAATGTTTGACCAGTGCGCTCACACATCGACAGTTAACACTGTCACTTATAGGCGGTGCCTGTCTTCTAATCGCCGTACTTGCTGATCTGCATGAAGGGAGCCTTTGGCAACTTGTTGCGTTATCAAGTTATGTCCTCTCCTACGTCATAGGTGGTTTTTACAAAGCAAGAGAAGGGGTTACAGACTTATTGAAAGAACGGACTTTTAACGTGGAAATTTTGATGATTCTCGCTGCACTGGGAGCTGCTTCAATCGGGTATTGGAGCGAAGGGGCCATCTTAATTTTTATCTTTTCATTAAGTGGTGCTTTAGAAACTTACACATGGGACAAAAGCAAAAAAGACTTATCAAAGCTTGTAGAAATGGCTCCTTTAGAAGCGAACAAGTGGCTTAACGATGGAAAAACCGTGACTGTTTCTGTCGAAGATTTAGCAATAGGCGATACGATTTTAATACGTAGTGGTGAAAGGGTACCTGCTGATGGAAAGGTCATTCGTGGTGAAACGGTGATAGATGAAGCGCCTATTACAGGTGAACCTCTGTCCGTAAGTAAAAAGGAAGGGGATGATGTCTATAACGGAACAATGAATGGAAGTGGTCCTGTCATCGTAGAGGTGATGAAGGAAAATGCTGACACCCTTTTTCAAAAAATGATCAAGCTAGTGGAACAAGCGAAAGCAAGTCGTCCCCCTACTCAGTTATTCATTGAGAAAATTGAAGGGCCGTACGTGATAGCAGTGCTTTTAGGAATGATCATTATGCTGGTATTACCGCCGCTGGCTTTTAACGCTCCCTTTCAAGAAACCTTTTACAAGGCAATGGTCTTTCTCGTCGTTGCATCACCTTGTGCCGTTGTAGCTTCTATTATGCCTGCCCTTCTCTCTGCTATATCTAATGGGGCACGGCGAGGCATCCTCATGAAAGGAGGGACTTATCTAGAGCAGTTGTCTAAAACAGCTGTCGTGGCTTTTGATAAAACAGGGACCATTACAGAAGGAAAGCCTAAGGTGACCAATTGGTTTTGGA
The genomic region above belongs to Bacillus sp. A301a_S52 and contains:
- a CDS encoding heavy metal translocating P-type ATPase, encoding MKLATSLRKDSTAPINYMVKCLTSALTHRQLTLSLIGGACLLIAVLADLHEGSLWQLVALSSYVLSYVIGGFYKAREGVTDLLKERTFNVEILMILAALGAASIGYWSEGAILIFIFSLSGALETYTWDKSKKDLSKLVEMAPLEANKWLNDGKTVTVSVEDLAIGDTILIRSGERVPADGKVIRGETVIDEAPITGEPLSVSKKEGDDVYNGTMNGSGPVIVEVMKENADTLFQKMIKLVEQAKASRPPTQLFIEKIEGPYVIAVLLGMIIMLVLPPLAFNAPFQETFYKAMVFLVVASPCAVVASIMPALLSAISNGARRGILMKGGTYLEQLSKTAVVAFDKTGTITEGKPKVTNWFWTLPEDITPYVIALEQQSNHPLAKAIITFCENNGPRQQVTISSSRDVTGFGIVGSIDQDQWAIGNYKLMTSLKGEKTGTLTEELINLTTTWESEGKTLVYIARNGEIIGVLAIKDAIREDARKLVNYMQKQGLKTVIITGDQESTAQAIAKEAGVDDWISSCLPADKVKKITQLKETYGPITMVGDGVNDAPAMAKADIGIAMGCGTDVAIDTADMVLMKSELEKIAFSYQLSKKLNRIIGQNLIFSISVIIGLLLTNFTQGLSLPIGVLGHEGSTILVILNGLRLLRF